A segment of the Candidatus Woesearchaeota archaeon genome:
TCCCCACAATTAGTATGAGAAGAGCTTCACAAAAGTAGGCGCTAAAACCCATGACTTATTACGTACTTCTTAAAGTAAAATATTTATATTCCATTACTTATTTATATTTCATGAAGCTTCAAAACTGGTGTATTCTGATCATTTTTCTGATACTGTTTGGCATAAGTTTTTACTTTTATCAAAAAATGCCAGCTCAAGTACCTATTGATTGGGATGAAAATGGAACTATTCAAGATTACGGTTCAAAAACATTTTGGATTTTCTTTATTCCTGAATTAAGTGTATTTTTGTTTTTACTCCTTTATTATTTGCCTAGATATGATCCAATTCATAAAAATTTTGAGGGATTCAGAAATGCTTATGACTGGCTCATCGTAAGTTTCCTTGTTTTCTTCAGCTATGTTCATACTTTGTTATTATTGGCTATGATCAATGTTAAACTTGATTTTTCACTGTTCTTCATGTTTGGAATAGGGATATTATTTTTTGCCATAGGTAGTGTTATGAAATATTTTAAAAGAAATTATTTTGCCGGGATTAGAACACCATGGACCTTGGAAAGCGATGTTGTTTGGGAAAAAACACATATGCTCGGAGGAACTTTGTTTAAGATAAGCGGCATTATTACTTTAGTAAGCAGTTTCTTTTCTCCTTATGGGATATGGGTTGTTTTAGCTACTGCAATCGGTTCAACAATAGTTCTAATATGGTATTCTTATTATATTTATAAGAGAACTTTTCAAAACTCTCTAAAACACACCAACAAAAAATAATGCAACCATTAGATACCGCAAAGTTCTTGGGACAATCGCATATAGGATGAATTCTTTTAAGGTTAAATTAAATACACCGCCTAACATAGGAACATAAGGAACAGGTGTTGTAGCTCCCAATACCATTAACCATTTTCCATGCTGTTCAAATTGGCTGCTCCATTTCAAATATTTAACTGTTCCATACATCCTGATTAATCCATGTTTTCCGTAGAGAATACCAAGATAATAACCAGTAAAGCTCGCAATAGTACTGCCTATCAGCACTGCAGCAAGCACTGAATACCATGGCAAACCACCCAGAATACCAAAAATTAAAGCAATATCCGGCGCAAGAGGAATTATCAAAGTATCAAGAATAAAAGACACTACCATGATCCCTCCATACCCATAGTTTTGAATAAATTCTTGAATTTCAGCTTCAAATGTTCTATATCTGAAAAGCACATAGGAAAACAATATTATGATGCTGATTACAAGTATTGTTGTCAATAATTTGAAGTTTCTCCTAAAACGCTCATTTCTTGTAGCTTGAATTATCTTTTCTCCATATTCAATAACAATTTCTTCTCCCTTAATTACTATCATTTTTGTTCCTTGAACGGTTCTCACTACTGCATTCTTTGTATTTTGATGCGCTTTTGAAACAATCCGTCTGCTATGATGGTGAATATTTTGAGCGATATTCATAATAATCTGCCTGCTGCTTTTTTAATTTCCCATAAAAAGAATCCTGTTCCTAAAATATAAAAGAGTATCGTAATCATAAAAAAGACTAAAAAAAAGATCCCGGTAAAAAACGAATGGATTTGAAATTGCGAAATAACAGCATTGATGAAAAAGCTGCTATAACTCATGAAAAAATAATAAACATATAGTATGAAATAAATCATTGCAGCTATAATTAAAAAATGTTGGATATGATTATGAAAAAAATTATTCATATTGCAAATGAGAACAATAATTATTAACCCTAAAGCGAGGAGAAGACTAATGTGCAACTGAGTTATGTTGCTGCTGACAGATCTTGTTAGAATATCAACACCTATAAATCCTGGTGTTTTAATAGAAGCTATCTTAAACACAGGATTTACTAAAAAGACAACTAATCCTCCTAAAAAAAGGTACTGAAAAGCTGGAGGTATTTTAAGGGATTCTTTTCGATATATTGCGTACCATATCAACGCAGGAAATACAAAGAGAAACACGATAGCTATAATGTTCAGAAGATACCCTCCTATTATAAACATCGTTTCTGGAAAGGAAGCAGATGCAAGGTCACTGATCAGCAAACCATGGGCTTGCGTTGTAAATAACTCCTTGAAATTAAAAATGATCGTATGCCCTGCCCCAAGATAATCAAAGTACATCCGGTCATGGACATGAATTAAATAAGGAATAAGGAAGTTACCAACATCAGTTAAAAGATGCAGCACCAGCATTCCTGTTACTCCAAATATTAAGCCCTGCCTTGAATGAAACATCGTTATAAAATGTTCATAAAAAGATTCTCCTAAACTCCCCATTTTAAAAATAAAAGAATGAGGATGGAATTTGTCATGATGCTTTAATAATAATAACAGATAGGTGAATATAGCAATAATCAAAAGAGGAGCGTCAATAGCAAGCCCAAGCCATTCCATAATTAAATTAAATATTATGATAAAAAATCCAACAAGCACTATGAAAATCACCAAAGCCCTTACCATATATTTCCATTTTTTATTCAAAGAACCTTCTTCATGTATAACATGCAACAAACTCGGTGATTTTATAGTATACCTATAACCAAAATATAATGATAATCCTATCAGAATAATACCGCCCATGATAAAACTGATTTTGTCAATAAGCGCAGCATGTTTGACAACGGTATTAATAAAAGGAATA
Coding sequences within it:
- a CDS encoding SdpI family protein codes for the protein MKLQNWCILIIFLILFGISFYFYQKMPAQVPIDWDENGTIQDYGSKTFWIFFIPELSVFLFLLLYYLPRYDPIHKNFEGFRNAYDWLIVSFLVFFSYVHTLLLLAMINVKLDFSLFFMFGIGILFFAIGSVMKYFKRNYFAGIRTPWTLESDVVWEKTHMLGGTLFKISGIITLVSSFFSPYGIWVVLATAIGSTIVLIWYSYYIYKRTFQNSLKHTNKK
- a CDS encoding DedA family protein — its product is MNIAQNIHHHSRRIVSKAHQNTKNAVVRTVQGTKMIVIKGEEIVIEYGEKIIQATRNERFRRNFKLLTTILVISIIILFSYVLFRYRTFEAEIQEFIQNYGYGGIMVVSFILDTLIIPLAPDIALIFGILGGLPWYSVLAAVLIGSTIASFTGYYLGILYGKHGLIRMYGTVKYLKWSSQFEQHGKWLMVLGATTPVPYVPMLGGVFNLTLKEFILYAIVPRTLRYLMVALFFVGVF